The Falco naumanni isolate bFalNau1 chromosome 1, bFalNau1.pat, whole genome shotgun sequence genome window below encodes:
- the LOC121093928 gene encoding ADP/ATP translocase 1: MGDQALSFLKDFLAGGIAAAISKTAVAPIERVKLLLQVQHASKQITAEKQYKGIIDCIVRIPKEQGIISFWRGNLANVIRYFPTQALNFAFKDKYKQIFLGGVDRHKQFWRYFAGNLASGGAAGATSLCFVYPLDFARTRLAADVGKGASEREFTGLGNCIVKIFKSDGLKGLYQGFSVSVQGIIIYRAAYFGVYDTAKGMLPDPKNVHIVVSWMIAQSVTAVAGLVSYPFDTVRRRMMMQSGRKGADIMYKGTIDCWKKIAKDEGSKAFFKGAWSNVLRGMGGAFVLVLYDEIKKYV, encoded by the exons ATGGGTGACCAAGCGCTCAGCTTCCTCAAGGATTTTTTGGCCGGTGGGATCGCTGCCGCCATCTCCAAGACGGCTGTCGCCCCCATCGAGAGAGTGAAgttgctgctgcag GTCCAGCATGCCAGCAAACAGATCACGGCCGAGAAGCAGTACAAGGGCATCATCGACTGCATAGTCCGCATCCCCAAGGAGCAAGGCATCATCTCCTTCTGGAGAGGCAACCTGGCCAATGTCATCCGGTACTTCCCCACCCAGGCCCTCAACTTTGCCTTCAAGGACAAGTACAAGCAGATCTTCCTGGGGGGAGTGGACAGGCACAAGCAGTTCTGGCGCTACTTCGCGGGGAACCTGGCGTccgggggcgcggcgggagcCACCTCCCTCTGCTTCGTCTACCCGCTGGATTTTGCCAGGACCCGGCTGGCGGCTGATGTGGGCAAAGGAGCCAGCGAGAGGGAGTTCACTGGCCTGGGCAACTGCATCGTCAAGATCTTCAAGTCTGATGGCTTGAAGGGCCTGTACCAAGGGTTCAGTGTGTCCGTCCAGGGCATCATCATCTACAGAGCGGCCTATTTTGGGGTTTATGACACAGCCAAGG GTATGTTGCCTGATCCAAAGAATGTGCATATTGTAGTCAGCTGGATGATCGCCCAGAGTGTCACTGCAGTAGCAGGGCTGGTTTCTTACCCTTTTGACACTGTGCGACGTAGGATGATGATGCAGTCTGGCCGAAAGGGAG CTGATATTATGTACAAGGGCACAATTGATTGCTGGAAGAAGATAGCTAAAGATGAAGGATCCAAAGCGTTCTTCAAGGGTGCCTGGTCGAATGTGTTGAGAGGCATGGGTGGAGCTTTTGTATTAGTACTTTATGATGAAATCAAGAAATACGTCTAA
- the CFAP97 gene encoding cilia- and flagella-associated protein 97 — protein MDCFEDISDGEVDHAFFDSDFEEEKKKAEENGECIEKGSTKAALAGSDLVSSLKDAKCCEEESEERREDLRKDQSLENSTDHPGDASSLPVSTVAENADTFQVTSVASRGTQETIPAGIPKIVKEGEEDYYTDEEDSSDDGKTQKIRPKSAKQSNNLKKASKKYTNTSSSSSSSSSSSSSSSSSSSDTDCSDTDSDSCLSDSSHSSSKRNACRNALLSPKQKFKSAMKLAEGKPKLGDYLEESEDTVTDVTPLSTPDISPIQSFELAASNDKKLKIKRQENVNQELYDSEFDRRYSRKVLHDAMDLNQLLKAFLQLDKKEQKLTIDQPSKVTRKNYSFTNEEVRQIDRENQRLLKELSRQSAKPRKSATLKRPSVPPPKLYHSALNRQKEQQRIERENLAFLKRLEAVKPTAGMRRSEQLMDYQRQMSYLSSSPSVRRGKSALSQLSPSRGTSRASTVPSTMSQRNEKPMSDSASGALQRPKPTNVRAAWL, from the exons ATGGACTGCTTTGAAGATATATCAGATGGTGAAGTGGATCATGCTTTCTTTGACAGTGAttttgaggaagagaaaaagaaagctgaagaaaatggtgAATGCATAGAGAAAGGAAGTACAAAGGCAGCTCTTGCGGGCTCTGATTTGGTTTCTAGTTTAAAGGATGCGAAGTGTTGTGAGGAGGAAAGTGAAGAAAGGCGGGAAGATTTGCGAAAGGATCAGTCCCTAGAAAATAGCACAGATCATCCTGGAGATGCTTCATCTTTACCAGTTTCTACAGTTGCGGAGAATGCAGATACATTTCAAGTGACATCTGTAGCAAGTAGAGGAACACAGGAGACTATTCCTGCTGGTATCCCCAAAATAGTTAAAGAAGGTGAAGAAGATTACTATACAGATGAAGAAGATAGTAGTGATGACGGCAAAACCCAGAAGATTAGACCAAAGTCAGCTAAGCAGTCAAACAACTTAAAGAAGGCTAGCAAAAAATATACTAATAccagctcctcttcctcttcttcctcctcctcctcctcctcatcctcatcctcaaGCTCAGATACAGATTGTTCTGATACAGATTCCGACAGCTGTTTATCAGATTCATCTCATTCTTCCTCAAAGAGAAATGCTTGTAGAAATGCTCTTCTGTCTCCAAAGCAAAAATTCAAGTCAGCAATGAAAttagcagaaggaaaaccaaagcttGGTGACTACTTGGAGGAGTCTGAAGACACAGTGACTGATGTAACACCTCTGTCAACTCCAGACATCAGTCCTATCCAGTCTTTTGAACTTGCAGCTTCAAATgataagaaactaaaaataaagaggCAGGAAAATGTGAACCAAGAATTATATG attCCGAGTTTGATCGCAGATATAGTCGAAAAGTCTTGCATGATGCCATGGACCTGAATCAGCTTTTGAAAG CTTTCCTACAGTTggacaaaaaagaacaaaaactaaCCATCGATCAACCATCTAAAGTAACgaggaaaaattattctttcacaAATGAAGAAGTAAGACAGATTGATCGGGAAAACCAAAGGTTGCTAAAAGAACTGTCCAGACAGTCtgcaaagccaagaaaaagTGCTACATTGAAGAGGCCATCTGTACCGCCTCCTAAATTGTACCACAGTGCCCTCAACAGGCAAAAGGAGCAGCAAAGAATTGAAAGAGAAAACCTG GCTTTCCTGAAAAGACTGGAAGCAGTGAAACCAACAGCTGGTATGAGGCGTTCTGAACAACTGATGGACTATCAGCGCCAGATGAGTTATCTAAGTTCTTCACCTTCTGtaagaagaggaaaatctgCTTTGAGCCAGCTTAGTCCTTCAA GAGGCACGTCAAGAGCATCCACTGTACCAAGTACAATGAGCCAGAGGAATGAAAAACCCATGTCTGATTCAGCCAGTGGGGCATTACAGAGACCTAAACCCACTAATGTTCGTGCTGCTTGGTTGTAA